The Peromyscus maniculatus bairdii isolate BWxNUB_F1_BW_parent chromosome 14, HU_Pman_BW_mat_3.1, whole genome shotgun sequence genomic interval CATTCCATGAGTAACCTTGGGTATCACATCCATTTAACTGTAGCTGTATGACAGCAATCCCAGTAAGAAAAATCGGGTTAGCCAAAAGAAACGGAATCCACTGAATGTAGATGGCCAGGCAGCTAGTCTGCTGTGTGGAAGACCCCATCCCCTGCCCTACTAGTTTATAAAAGCTGGGGAAATAATTATGGATTCAGGAACCCCAAATCCTAAGTTAGGGTACCAATTTGGAACCTATTAGCTGTGTGATCTGGGACAAGTCACCTAACTTCTCTGGGGCTCCTTTCTAAAATGTACAGTGGTTAAAACTTGTGCTTGGCCCTTAGATCCTGGATGTGAATCTTGCATCCTCACTTGCCTGttttgtgaccttggacaagttaaTTTGCTGCTTGCTCCTGCCTCTTTGGATACCTGATCCTCAGCCATAGCCCTTATCTGAGACACTGGGCCAAATGGAGTTCTGAATTCAGAATTTCAGGTCTTTTATAAAGGgttagtgaggggctggggagacggttcagtggttaagagcactgattgctcttccaaaggacccgggttcagttcctagcacccacatggcagctcacaactgtccataactccactTGCAGGGGACTAacatcctcatacagacatacatgcaagcagaaacaccagtgcacatgaaataaacagGAGGCTAATGTGGCAGCAGGGGCTGAACGGGAGAAAGTTTATAAATAGCCTCCAGGAAGTTGTGCCACCAACAATACTTGAACTGATCTCAGAGCTTTTAGAGTGTGGCGTGGTGTGATGGTGGCCGTGTTTGTGTGACCCACCTGCCACGGAGCAAGCCCTCAAACACCGCCATCATTATTATTACCCTGTCTGGCTGCTGGGGACGCATGGAGCTGTGCACACTTCTGCCTTTTAAAGGACCCTGCTTTGTGTGGCTTCCATGGCCCAGAGAGAGCAACAGTGCATACTCTAGGCAGCAAGGAGAGGAAATAATTGGAGAAGGTGGCAGAATGCTTCCTGGGAGCCTCAGATCATTGCAAAGAACACCTACTGTCCTTGGCCCGTGGAGCCAGGACTGGGCTAGCGCTGTCTTGGGGTAGTCCCCCAAACCTAAAGCTCATCCTCTTCCCACCAGGCATATGTAGGTGGCTGAAACTCTTGGCGAGTTGTGGGCTGTCTTCTGTGGGGCTTGAAGATCTCATTGAGCCAGaagctcaccatttcagctaggTTCACTGTGCAACAAAGCTCTCAagcaggatccacctgtctctgccattgggttacaggcatgtgcagccatgcctggcttttttatgtgcATGCTGGAAATCCCAACTCAGGCTCTCATGCTGGAGAAGTGAACACTCTTACCCACTTAGCCATCCACCCAGTCCcaagaaataattctttttaaggGGGACCTTttaccaggtggtggtagcacacacctttagtcccagcacctgggaggcagaggcaggccaatctctgtgaattcaaggtcagcctggtctacagagctagttcaggacagccagtgctacacaaagaaacactgtctcattaaaccaaaaatagattttaaaaaatttaaaggaggGTCTTTAATAGAGAGTCTAAGCCAGTGATATCTTATCAATGGCCCAGACAGGTAGAATTTCCCATTTCCAGTCTGGATAAGGATATTCTTATTGCCCACAGAGGGAGTGGTGGAGAATAACTGTTTCTTAGCATTGCTCTTAGGGTTTCACGGCCTTCCAAGGAAGCCTGAGCTTCAGGGTGCTTCTACCACTATAAACCAGCAGGGGGCGCTCAGAGCACTCAAGAAACAAGGCGGGCGCTGGCCCCTAGGGCTTAGAGCCTTGCAGCCACCAGGCAAACAGGATTGTTCACACATGAACATAGGGCTTCAGACACAGTAACCTGAAAGCGTGACTCCATGCAGTCAGTGAGAAGCTACCCATCCTCAGCTTGCTAAGAAGAGCAACATCCAAAATACGCTTTCTGGTACACTAGTCCTACAAGTTGCTTGATGGAAAAAGGATTCTTTAGCCCTCAGAGTTTATTCTCTTGAAGCTGCACATCTGACTTGAGCATAGTAAAAGCTCTGGAAAATCACAGTTAAGAAACTAACCAAGTAGTTACCCAAGCTACATTTTCTTCTAACTTAACAATTTCCacctggggcagtggtggctcacacctctaatctcagcactctggagacagaggcaagtgaatctctgattTCTaagctagcctagactacagcgtgagttccaggatagccagagctacactgagaaaccctgtcttcaaaaacaaaacaaaacaaaaaccaaaataaataaataaataaaaagaaaggaaaggaaaagaaaagaggtggAGGACTCTGCCTAAGGATTATGAATATAATATAGTAAGATCCAGATGGCCGCAGGGCAGCTTGGATGTCTTGGGCTTCCCCAGAGAGGGGGAATGTCTTTGTCTTATCTCATGTGCCCAGCCGTCCATCTCTGACAGctgcagcttctctctctctctctttctctctctctctctctctctctctctctctctctctctctctctctctccctcctctctctctctctctctctctctctctctctctctctctctctctcccctcccttcctccctccctctctctctctccaaaacagggtttctctgtgtagccttggctgtcctggaactcactctgtagaccaggctggcctcaaattcagagatccgcctgcctctgccttccaagtgctgggattaaaggcgtgcgccaccaccgccacccagttGAAAGCTTTCTCTTAAGCTGAAGGCTTCTCATCCTTGCCGCTGCTTTTGAGGGTCAATTCCCTGAGGAAAACTACGCTTTCACCCCTTAGTTCTTGGTTCCTTATGTATTTATCATGACTGCCTGGACTATGCGGAGTTCCTGTGTTGAGGACTATGAGGTTTGGGGAGGTCATACCTCAGATGAGGTAGCTCCTTTAACCCTCTCTGCCTGGGAGAATGGCAGCTGGTAGCCCAGTTAGATAGAGTTCTTCCTTCCGTAGGGCACTTCTCTCATCTTTGGAAGCCCATTTGAGTTTAGAGGCAAGTAAACAAAATCATTTCAGACCCAAAGGAACAAGTCCGTTATGGCAGAATCTGATGGGTTATGAAGTAAATGAACCTCCCTATCATATTTAAATCCTAGAACACGGTCCACTTGGTTATGAAACTAATCGGCTTTGAGACATGAGGCAGAAAGGCCAAAAGCGTATCAAGTAAACCCTGAGAAgggcaggcatggtagctcacacttaCGATCCCCACTTTGGAGGCTGTAGCAGGAGAATTGCCgagattcaaggccagctggagtacatagtgagttcgaggccagcctggcctaaagagtgagaccctgttttaaaaaaagacattggGAAAACAAAGCTCTTCTCTGTATAACAGGTATctgcccccacttcctcccccaaTTCTggttttcctgtttctctgggTGGTGACCATGATGCATCAATGACCAGCAAAGGATATGTGGATGGAAGAGAAGGGAATCATGTCCACCATGCCCTGTAGCATACCCTGCTCCATCTTCACAGCGGGTAGGAGAGGCCGGCTTTCCAGGTGGACAGGGGCAAAAGACGGGGGGAGCTGCTGCTGGCTCAAAACCCAGGGTTGCTGGGCAGACTCTGGGGAGGTCTGACTTTGGGAAGATGAGGCCTGGGGAGGGCTGCCACTCCAGTGGCCATCGGGTCCACGGCCCAGAAGCTGGCTGAGAATCTGATTTTCCCAGATGTGGGAAGGCTCAGCTGTCAAGGGACAGTTTGGCAGGGGACTCTGATACGATTTGGGGACTGCTCTCGGAGAGACAGGACACTTAGGAGAATCTAGAGGCGTAGCCAGTGATGATTTGCCCAAGAGAACCCCAGCTTGTGGCTGGACCCTCCTAGGCAGGGTAGCAAGAGCAAGCAGGTCCTTATAGGCACTTCTCCCTGGAGGTGAGAGCTGCCTTCCGCCCTCTGCTGCTAGCCCCTGGCAGCTTCCTTCCGGCTGGGTGAGGTGGCTCGGGGGATCCAGTAGCACCTGTTGTAACACTGCGTCCACAGCCTGGGACACGGCCCTGTTGAGTTCTTTCCTCAGAGTCTCCACTAAAGCCCGTGGTCCGGAAGGATGGAGCATGGGCTCCTCTGACTGCTGTGGAACCTCGGCGGTTCTGGGTTCTACTGCCCCACAGATGTCTTTGTTGGAACTCTGGTGGGGGTTGCTCTCCGTGGACCAGGGGCTAGACAGGAAGCTGTTCCTCTGCTTTGGCCTCAGGGGGCTTCTTTGCTGAGTCCCTCCTGGGCCCTGCACTGGCGCTCTGGGCTCAGTGGCTTGTAGGACATGCTCCTGCAGATGTCTTAGCTGTTGCTTCAGTAGATGGAGCTGTTCTTTCACCCGGGCGCCCCCCTTCTTGGGCCCTCGATCCCAGGCAGGACCTGATTTCAGGGGACCCTGGTGCATGGGAaggctctgcttcctcttccgCTCCCGGGCCTTTTCTGGATAACATGAGCTCTCCCTGGCTCGCGAACTGCCTGACACCAAGGGACCAGGAGAGAGACACATGCCTCGGACAATAGTCTCTACTCTGGCCCTCTTGGCCTGGATGTGCTCATCCCCAAACCAGTCGGCGTCAGTGAGGCTGGAGCTAGGCAGCTGACCACTGAGAACGGAGGAGTCTCTGCTCAGCTCTGCTGTGGGTGGGCTTCTCTCGCGTTCCATGCAGGTTTCTGCTAGGTGGGACTGAGGAGAAGGTAAGACAGGAGGTGGATCCATCACCTGCCTCCACGGGTGCTTGTGTGTGCAGAGACCCCTGAAGGAGCTCAGGGCCTTTGAGTGCCCCGCTGAATTGAGCAGCCAGAGGTGTGCCAGCCGTGCTGAAGGTCGGCCTCACACTCAGAGGGGTGGAAACTAGCTGCCTCAGGGATTCAGGAAGGCCAGGGCCACAGAACCTGGGGCGGACTCCTGAaatgaaagacaggaagaaaacagTAGATAACCAATCGGAGCGAGGCTTCGCAAACTTGAATATGCAAAAGGATCACCTTGGGAGCTTGAACAAGTACAGCTTTCAATCCAGTCAGTCTGGAACAGAGCAGAGAGTCTGCATTTCTAACCCAGCTCCTGGGTCATAGTCATTGGGGCCCCACTCCGAGAAGCTTCCAAAAGTGAAGCTCTTGGGGTTGGGGCAGAATAATCAATACTAGTggcagcagggtgtggtggtgcacacatttagtcccagcactcatgaaggGGAGGCAGATAGTCTCTGTGAATTagagcccagtctggtctacatgagttccaggacagccagagccacacagtgagaccctgtgtccaaacAACAGCCAATGATGATGGAGGCCAAGCCAGCAGCTCGCTCGCCTTCCCTGGGCTCTGAGCAGGGCAGAGGGCTTCGCTAGATCACGCACAACTAGTGAGATGTCAAACTAAGCCTGGTCAGGTCCAGAGTGGGCCAGAGCAACAGAGTCACCTGGTCACTCGTGTAAAATAGCAGCGCCCATTGGTCCAGTTAGAATAAATGGGACCCTGGCCGTGGGTCTTacatagcccagactagccttgaacttactatgtggcTGAGAGTCACTCTGAACGTCTGATTCTCTTGCCTgtccctcccaggtgctgagaaaACTTGCctgcactctaccaactgagctgcatccccgtatttgtttggtttttaagacgGTGTCTCGCGATAGTCCATGTGCCCTTGACCCCGAAATCCTGCTGCTTCAGGTGCCCAAGTATTGGGAGCTACCGCACCTGAACCCAAGAATCTTACTTGAAACAAGTTTGAGAGTCGTTGCCATGTGACCAAACTGCTGCCCTGGATCCTTGAAACCAGATGGTGCATTGTTAGTTTAACCATCTACTCCGTGACTACTTACGGAGCACCTGCTTGGATCAGGCCTCCTGTGCAGCCGGAGGACTGGAAGACCGACCGGCAGTCGGGGTGCCACGTGTAGTGCAGGTCAGTTGCAGAAAGAAGACATCCCACGGTGAAATTGTAAGGCCTATGTGGCAGCAGAAAGGTCCagcctcttctgatggactgaACTCCCGAACAGCCTTACAAAgacatatttattgattgttacacaaagtatttcctcataccaaggtccctaatctaatttacatgtcttactaAAGGGGAGCATCACATGCCCTCATGACTTTATCCTTTATTATGTGTCCTTTGTAATACACAATACAA includes:
- the Prox2 gene encoding prospero homeobox protein 2, with protein sequence MDPPPVLPSPQSHLAETCMERERSPPTAELSRDSSVLSGQLPSSSLTDADWFGDEHIQAKRARVETIVRGMCLSPGPLVSGSSRARESSCYPEKARERKRKQSLPMHQGPLKSGPAWDRGPKKGGARVKEQLHLLKQQLRHLQEHVLQATEPRAPVQGPGGTQQRSPLRPKQRNSFLSSPWSTESNPHQSSNKDICGAVEPRTAEVPQQSEEPMLHPSGPRALVETLRKELNRAVSQAVDAVLQQVLLDPPSHLTQPEGSCQGLAAEGGRQLSPPGRSAYKDLLALATLPRRVQPQAGVLLGKSSLATPLDSPKCPVSPRAVPKSYQSPLPNCPLTAEPSHIWENQILSQLLGRGPDGHWSGSPPQASSSQSQTSPESAQQPWVLSQQQLPPSFAPVHLESRPLLPAVKMEQGMLQGMVDMIPFSSIHIQEGLSPGHLKKAKLMFFFTRYPSSSLLKAYFPDVQFNRCITSQMIKWFSNFREFYYIQMEKYARQAISDGVTNPKMLTVLRDSEIFRVLNTHYNKGNDFEVPDCFLEIATLTLQEFFRAVSAGKDSDPSWKKPIYKIISKLDSDIPEILKSSNYPQELFRS